From Brucella pseudogrignonensis, a single genomic window includes:
- the ligA gene encoding NAD-dependent DNA ligase LigA: MSDIFVEKLTDQEATAELERLAREIAHHDELYHANDRPEISDADYDALKRRNDAIEERFPHLVRPDSPSLRIGTAPVSKFAQITHARPMLSLGNAFSDEDVQDFVGSVYRFLGQLPDNSIAFTAEPKIDGLSMSIRYENGVLVSAATRGDGTTGENVTANIRTIGEIPNKLPAGAPAIVEVRGEVYMAKSDFLALNEQMVAEGKQTYVNPRNTAAGSLRQLDAKVTASRKLRFFAYAWGEMSEMPADTQHGMVDVFAKWGFPVNPLTKRLQSADELIAHYRAIGLERAKLDYDIDGVVYKVDRLDLQTRLGFRSRSPRWAIAHKFPAEQATTILRGIDIQVGRTGALTPVARLEPITVGGVVVTNATLHNEDYIKGIGLKGERIREDDHDIRIGDTVIVQRAGDVIPQIVDVVLEKRASDAVPFHFPHQCPVCGSHAVREEGEAVYRCTGGLACGAQAVERIRHFVSRNAFDIEGLGEKQVEFFFHAEDDSLKIKSPADIFTLQKRQEASVFKKLENIDGFGATSVKKLYDAINDRREIALHRFLFGLGIRHVGEVNAKRFAKAYLTYDKFAGAATTAVPPKEGDRTDKGNEAWQDLIAVEGIGAIVAEAVVDFYAEPHNQEVLNALLAEVKPLDEVARVATGSPVEGKTVVFTGSLERMSRDEAKAMAERHGAKTAGSVSKKTDLVVAGPGAGSKLAKASELGIEVIDEDAWLTLVGEG; this comes from the coding sequence ATGTCCGATATTTTCGTTGAAAAACTGACCGACCAAGAAGCCACCGCAGAACTGGAACGGCTTGCGCGTGAAATTGCGCATCATGATGAGCTTTACCACGCCAATGATCGGCCAGAAATTTCGGATGCCGACTATGATGCATTGAAGCGGCGCAATGATGCGATTGAAGAGCGCTTTCCACATCTGGTTCGGCCAGATAGTCCATCCTTGCGGATTGGCACTGCACCTGTTTCCAAATTTGCTCAGATTACCCATGCGCGACCAATGCTGTCGCTCGGCAATGCCTTTTCGGATGAAGACGTGCAAGATTTTGTGGGCAGCGTGTATCGCTTTCTCGGACAATTGCCTGATAATTCCATTGCATTCACGGCAGAGCCGAAGATCGACGGGCTTTCCATGTCGATCCGCTATGAGAATGGCGTTCTGGTGAGTGCGGCCACGCGCGGCGATGGCACCACCGGCGAGAATGTAACGGCCAATATCCGCACCATTGGTGAAATTCCGAATAAGCTTCCGGCGGGCGCTCCAGCCATCGTTGAAGTGCGCGGCGAAGTCTATATGGCGAAGAGCGACTTTCTCGCGCTCAACGAGCAGATGGTGGCGGAAGGCAAGCAAACCTACGTCAATCCGCGCAATACAGCAGCAGGATCGCTGCGTCAGCTTGATGCGAAAGTAACCGCCAGCCGCAAGCTTAGGTTCTTCGCCTATGCATGGGGTGAAATGTCGGAAATGCCTGCGGATACGCAGCATGGCATGGTCGACGTGTTCGCCAAGTGGGGCTTCCCGGTAAATCCGCTGACCAAGCGGTTGCAGAGCGCAGATGAACTGATTGCGCATTATCGCGCCATTGGTCTTGAGCGTGCCAAGCTCGATTACGATATTGACGGCGTTGTCTACAAAGTGGATCGGCTGGATCTGCAAACACGGCTTGGATTCCGCTCGCGTAGCCCGCGCTGGGCCATTGCGCACAAGTTTCCGGCCGAGCAGGCAACGACCATACTGCGTGGCATCGATATTCAGGTTGGACGTACAGGCGCATTGACGCCGGTTGCGCGTCTTGAGCCGATTACAGTCGGCGGTGTGGTTGTGACCAATGCAACCTTGCATAACGAGGATTACATCAAGGGCATCGGCCTGAAGGGTGAACGTATCCGTGAGGACGATCACGACATTCGTATCGGCGATACGGTGATCGTGCAGCGTGCTGGCGATGTGATTCCGCAGATTGTCGATGTGGTGTTGGAAAAGCGTGCCTCTGATGCTGTGCCGTTTCATTTTCCGCATCAGTGTCCGGTTTGCGGTAGCCATGCCGTGCGTGAAGAAGGCGAGGCGGTCTATCGTTGCACGGGCGGTTTGGCCTGTGGAGCACAAGCGGTTGAGCGTATCCGCCATTTCGTTTCACGCAATGCCTTTGACATTGAGGGACTTGGCGAAAAGCAGGTTGAGTTTTTCTTCCATGCTGAAGATGACAGTCTGAAAATCAAATCACCTGCGGATATTTTCACGCTGCAAAAGCGACAGGAAGCATCCGTCTTTAAGAAGCTTGAAAACATTGACGGCTTTGGTGCGACTTCGGTAAAGAAGCTCTATGACGCGATTAATGATCGGCGTGAAATTGCACTGCATCGCTTTCTGTTTGGTCTTGGTATCCGCCATGTTGGTGAAGTGAACGCCAAGCGCTTTGCCAAGGCCTATCTCACCTACGACAAGTTTGCCGGAGCAGCGACAACAGCTGTCCCGCCAAAAGAAGGCGACCGTACCGATAAGGGCAATGAAGCATGGCAGGATCTGATTGCCGTTGAAGGTATCGGCGCGATTGTGGCGGAAGCCGTCGTCGATTTTTATGCAGAGCCGCATAATCAGGAAGTGCTGAATGCGCTGCTTGCAGAAGTGAAGCCGCTGGATGAAGTGGCGCGCGTTGCAACTGGATCACCTGTCGAAGGAAAGACCGTGGTGTTCACTGGTAGCCTTGAACGCATGTCGCGCGATGAGGCAAAAGCCATGGCAGAACGTCACGGTGCCAAGACGGCGGGTTCGGTTTCTAAAAAGACTGATCTTGTGGTGGCTGGTCCGGGTGCAGGTTCGAAGCTTGCGAAAGCGTCGGAACTTGGCATCGAAGTCATCGATGAAGATGCGTGGCTGACATTGGTTGGAGAGGGCTGA